The Acropora muricata isolate sample 2 chromosome 5, ASM3666990v1, whole genome shotgun sequence genome includes a window with the following:
- the LOC136916212 gene encoding uncharacterized protein — protein sequence MKVVFYFTLDDPQKRIAQALNLNQSVVSSICRRLQDVCSVDVQIRPFTPFGGPGAVVKCDESKFNHKPKYNRGRRARQASWVFGIVSTQYTPSRGYFQVVERRDAGTLLPLIERCILPGTEVHTDDWAAYRRVNTLPNVAAHRVVVHARHFVDPRTGVHTQEVESSWSSLKLGQKRRKGLRKEDLQVYLDERMWRQWRGGGRDVIMRNFIAILQLQFPVDTPVP from the exons ATGAAGGTCGTATTTTACTTCACGCTAGACGATCCTCAAAAACGAATTGCACAAGCTCTAAACTTGAACCAGAGTGTGGTGTCATCGATCTGTCGCCGGCTGCAAGATGTATGTTCTGTAGATGTGCAGATTAGGCCATTCACACCGTTTGGTGGCCCTGGTGCTGTAGTGAAGTGCGATGAAAGTAAATTCAACCACAAGCCAAAG TACAATAGAGGGAGGAGAGCTAGGCAGGCCTCGTGGGTATTTGGAATCGTCTCAACACAGTACACACCATCAAGAGGGTATTTTCAAGTTGTTGAGAGAAGGGACGCGGGCACTCTTCTTCCCTTAATTGAGAGATGTATTCTCCCGGGGACGGAGGTGCACACTGACGACTGGGCAGCATATAGGAGAGTAAATACGCTACCAAATGTCGCTGCACATCGGGTGGTCGTTCATGCTCGTCATTTCGTGGATCCACGCACTGGTGTCCACACACAGGAAGTAGAATCTAGCTGGAGTAGTCTTAAACTTGGACAAAAGAGGAGAAAAGGCCTGCGTAAGGAAGACCTTCAGGTCTACCTCGACGAAAGAATGTGGCGGCAATGGAGAGGAGGTGGCCGAGATGTCATCATGCGTAACTTTATAGCGATCTTACAACTACAATTTCCAGTGGATACTCCAGTCCCGTAA